The genomic region ggtaggaggtcctatgcaatatagatggatgtatcacatcgaaaggaTACTAAAGAAGCTACatgcaatggttggtaataagagacgagttgaagggtgcatcgctgaagaattcaaatacaaagagatagcatcgttcacgggcctgtactttgcagaggaacacaatgtcaatgcccctacgttgcggtatcatgtcgacgagccccgtatcagtgatattgaaatttttcaatggaggggcaaaactgtaggacccagcacaacatactgtttcaccaatgacgaatggaagactgctttactctacatgtataacaacatggaagagatgagtcagtttctcctgtaagtgtaaacttAATTTTAGTCATTGCCGCTACAATTATTATTGTTatactaaaaggtttgtttccttgtactaacagtgaatttgattctcaaaattgcatctctagctgtgaacgtgaccagattcgtcgagagggaaaagatgggggacctaatttcttgtgttggtttcgagattatgtagataaaaatgacaatatacactcggaccttcgacaattatccctaggagcagtaactgCTAGACATTATGGTCGGTATGATGTTAATGGTTTTAGATTCCGTTCTacaaggttcgaagatgatcatcctctagcagccacgacaaattccggagttgtaactagagctgtcgatgatgaagggaaggtgactaattattatggagtcattaatgatatactcgagtacaagttttttggagataaacaattcaaagtgttcttcgattgtgattggttttctccaaatacaaCGCGAGAAAACCAATATGGtatggtggaagtcaaacacaacgatagattaaaaggccacgacactataatccttgcccaccaatgcgagcaggtgtattatatgacatatccatctaagaaaaagggtttggttgattggagggtagtgtacaaagttaatcctcgtgaacgactatatgctcctggtgatgctggttatgttgaaagtcaaatcaagcaggaagtgggggctgctgagattttccaagacgaagaacaccagcacgtttaatgtacaaactaaaatgttggaagaatctttattaggcgatcaaaatgatgtagaggttcctccaaaaagaaaacgagtgacgagaaagaagaaagctacttggcgtccattaaatcgacgaaagcaactagatcctgattttgattacgattacgattgacgagtatggatcatgattttattgaatattttattattttattgtcgatttatgtactaacttgtttttgttaaaataggatgtcaaagaaaatgaggtcttttgctcgtagtttgcttgggacgaggagtagctcgaggagaagctcaaggggtgaggattcagtttttcagggcacaggttctaccatgagcagacggagagcgctggcagaacatttgTCTCCACAcgatgtaagttagttgttaatattgtatgatgtaagttatttgtttcataggatgctgaaattgaggaaccagtggtagaggatcatgcaagagatgatgctgaatgatgatggtggagatgctgtgggagatgatgctggagacgatGCTGGTGGGTATTCTGCAGAcggggattctggggctggtggagattccACAGCTGGGTCTAGAACTTCTCGAGTTAGGAGAACGAGGAAGCTGtattttgttggaccacctccagagcttccacccgaatctcgggttttAATAAAGCCTAGTagaaagtgagtgacatatctttgcttaaatgttattgaaagttatgttttaatttctacattgttttctgtttggatcaacgactcgttcacaggcataggacactacaggcaggtgaacatggtccttggtaatcttgttcgtctgcactggcctggtcttgtTACTTTGCCTAGTGGCGAGTCTGTCCctgccaccacttgggagcattatcgctatggtgtctgtagaacgtttggcaacacacaggcactagtttgAGATGTATTCTGGGTATGAATTGTTTATACTAATTTAGTTATCCCATATATggttgcttttatgataacactaatTTTTTGCATAAACGGTACAAGTTGtcggacgatggatcatatgatatgaacgctcgttacgtgtttgagtataacgcgaacgatgtcattgcagatgcaatgtactatgcacgaattcaggctataaaggcatggtacagagcaaatgctgatgatcgaccgatgccaaataccaaggccgaatggtcatcaatttacctgacggaggagcaataccttgAGGTAAACAGGTTGTTGCATCTCATATCACACGAATCCATGTATTTGCTTTATTGAAAAAATTTCATGTAGCTGTCAGTgtcgtggatggccacccgatcagacggttatcgggccttgtgcagatggtgggcttcccctgagtttcgtgccatttccgaaaggaacaaGGGAAATcgtgggactgagtcgttccacaactacggcggcgatggtcatgtgcgcttggctaagtgaatggtaagtcacagtatgttgtaactttgaattacatagaaatgtgtcattctaacttttatgtacaggaagtcgAATCCGGGCGTgcgcccacggatgtggaggtgtatatgcaagggcataggggttctgatcctcagaatcctgatgttttatgcactcagacggccaccgaccgtctagtgagtttttggtactctattatgtgtttgatattgtctgcaagggcataggggttatgcacttatatttgatattgtttgccttcaggcttcgtatgggcaggagatggttcaacgccataGACAGAAGTACGATTGGAGGAggcagccaatcgaccctcaggcagcatatgctagcgcaggaggacaagcccatggacggtgggattatttgatttggatttcaaaattATCCTCATATGCTTGCGATACAAGTCCATGatttactatactaagtgcatggttcactcttgtaggtttggtatttttgattctacgattgatacTAGGGAGCTAAGACGTCGTGGACGACagtccacatcgtcgtcttcacagtcgtcccgttcacgatcatccgcccaggagatagagcttgcagtgttgcgtcaacaggcagagtatcatcaatcagttttgagggaacaattggagtaccagaggcaacaatctgagtACGAGAGACAACAAGCTAAGTACCAGAAGaaggacgagtattatgcaaacCTCTAGGTCCAAAATCAAGttcttctctcggtaagttgaagtaacattttgtaccttattttgcaaaacacatgatgtgtatattatttgctcaacaatgacttgtatataatttttagcaactagcccaacaagcgggcgtcccgatgcccacatatgggatgccgcctctgGACTTTGCACTATCGATGCCAATGctggcgcctccacctccacctccatcaCAATTCCCTACGGTATGgccacatatgcgtgtgtgacatgttcatagatgtcttatgtgtttaaatgaaaaactgtgtggttactatttcatgtgtgtgtgtgttatagggattttagacaccacccgcttcagttgccgcaccaggagatgggtctggtcaagacgacgcatcGCAATCttgggtgaacaaccttttcaacacgcaTAGTCCAGCCGGAGGAAGTGGCTATCACTCGAACCATCCAGGTGATGGATATGAGTGATAGTTCATCAAATGTGTTTAAATTGGAACTATTACTATTCATGTGAAAGACTATCCGTCGAACAATGCCAGTTTTTATTTTGGACCTATATGTTGATGTGAAACACTATTTCCGAGCCCTTGTTGATGTAAAACACTTGTTTGGAACCATTTGGAACTATATGTCGTTATGTtaaatttgtgattgtgaatacttatttgagtatatttgtgattgtgaatgtgaatacttatgtgaatGTGTATATTTGTGATTATGAATGTGTATATTTGCATGAAATATGTTTTTTTTGTAAATGACAGATTTAAAAAAAATAGAATTTTGTGTAATTTCTGGAATTTGTTATGTCCGATGGCCTGgcgtaagccgtcggacataagggttGTTTATGTCTGACGGCCTGgcgtaagccgtcggacataagggctgcttatgtccgacggctgacgtcaggccgtcggacataatagCTGTGGGGCCCACCAGGCGACCGGTAAAACGGTTGACATTTCTTATGTCCGATGGGCGGgtttggccgtcggacataacactaTTTCCGaccccttatgtccgacggctagagaccgtcggacataacctaaTGTCGTCGGACATAAGTTATGTCTGACGGTTTAACGCTTATGTCTTACGGCTTTGGCGTCGGAAGTTGATTCGTTTACTGTAGTGAATaattctagcacttagtaaattgtttttggtactaactatGTTCTACTAAGTGCTGGGGGAACTTCTCAAAATGAGAGAAATTTAATTGGAGAAGTTTAGCTAATGATAGCCAAACTTGCACTAGCCTACggtgcactggactgttcggtgtgcaccgaacagtgttcgGTGCCAAGCTGACGCGCTCGGTGAACATGCCTCTTTCGGCCTTGTTCGCTTGGGCCGGGAACGGTCTGGATTGGAAATAAACCTCCTTGGATCAGCCCCCCTTGGATGAAATCCCGACCCACATAGCAACACTATTCGTTTAAGCCCGCTCGGGCGTCAACCCCGGCCCACCCCGGGCGTTCCTTCCTCATCCCGGCCGGGGTACAAGCCTCGTCCCTTCGGCGTGGAAACATTCTCGCTGGCGGCGCGCGATGCTGCTATGGCGGTCTACGGGACGAAGGCGACTCCACCAGTTTACTGTCTCACCAACTGAACGATTGACGTCGGAGGCAGCAAGATCCACGggacggaggcggaggcggcaGAGGCAGCTAAAGGACGGAGGCGCCCAAGATCCGTCGTGGCTTCTTCACCGTCTAATCCAAGCGAACAAGGTCGTGGTGGCTACTTCTCGCCGGTACATATGTCCTTCTCTTCCTCTAGCTCCTTCCATGAACTAGAAATCTTGATGCCTGGGGCGCTGTCCCTGTCTGTTTGTTTCATCGcaaaatttcttttcctttccctgGGTGTGCGGCGTGCCTCACCCACTGACCCACCCCTGACCTCTTGGCACCGTCTGCGCGCGGCGTCTACATCAACGGAGATCGGTGCGCAGCAAGTGGCGCCGCGTCGTGCTGCTTGAGCAGCCACTACCCAGAACAAGCACGGTTGGAGTAGGTGTTTTGGTTGGCCGCTGTGATGTTCCTGGTCGTTCGTTTCTTTGCAAGCTGTAGTACTACCAATTCTTTGCAGCCCCCAATGGTTCTCGCATTCATGAGGGATGAATGAAATGAACGTGGTAGGTTTGGGCTTGATTGGCTAGGAGTGCTAAAATGTTGCAGCTTTTGGGATGAATAAAATGGTTCCCCCAATGGTGCTAGGTTGTTATAAATCAGTGTAAAAATGTTCTGGCCCGCCCAACCAAAATGTTATGTTGATATGCCAAGTATCCGGAGAGGAGATGATCGTCTAATCATGTTCTGTTGTTATATATTTGAAGTTTTGAACTGTGAACTAAGACTTTTATGGCTTTTGGTTGAAAGTGAGGTTGCAGCTTAGGAAGAGGAGAGATGAGGATGATGATGTCCTTCGTCTAATCAGTTTTAGTTTCAGACGGGTCTGTAAAACTGGGTAGCAAGTGAGGTTGCAGCTTGCTGTCAATTCTCTCTTCTCCACGCATTGTAGTTAGCCTGATTACTTTACTCGTGTATGTTGTTATATAAAGAAATTCACATATTCGCATGGATGTATGTATTATATTTGTAAATGTATTTTTAACAAAAACCTATTATATTTCTAGATTATTCCTGCACCGGTTCGAGTTGGAGAAGACGAACTTCCACCGTCTTGGGATCCAATATCCTCTCCATTAGGTACTTGTTATATCCTAAATGTTTTTTCTTACATATTTTTTCGTTTATGTTGGTGTTTATTTTCTGCAATGAATTTCTTTTTAGTTAGCAATGGATGTGGCATTAAGTGATCACCTTAGGAAGAGGAGagatgaggatgatgatgataTGATGCTATTTTTTTTACCTATGCTACATATGTTGGGTTCTAGTTCCAACACAGTAAGGAAAAAATGCAAAGGAATACATCAAAATTAAGTGGCGAAGAGCATGTTCAGGAGTTGCTGCAAGGTCATGTGAAGAACTGTCGGGTAGCGTTCAGGATGGAGCCTGAAATATTCAAATCATTGGCAAATTATCTTAGAAGGGAGAGGCTGGTTCGTGATACCAGGATTAAGGTTGAGGAAAAGCTAGCATTCTTTTTATACATGCTCAGCCATAATGCCTCATTTGAAGACCTAATAGAAGAATTTGGGCATAGTGGTGATACATATCATCGTCACATAAAGCATTTCTTTGACCTAGTTGTTCCTACCCTCTCCAAGCAATTCCTGAAGCCACCAAATCCTAATCATGTCCATCAAAAAATTGAAAGGAATCCTAGGTTTTATCCCTACTTCAAGGTGATTACATGGACTATCTATCATATGTCAATAGTTCTTTTCCTTCCAATGTTTGCAAAATCACATGTAGTTTTTTCTATGCAGAATTGCATTGGCGCAATTGATGGCACTCATGTGCCTATATCGATATCACCAGATAAAGCCGCTCCATTTAGGAATAGGAAGGGAACCCTTACTCAAAATGTAATGGTAGTGTGTGATTTTGATCTCAATGTAACTTTCATATCCACTGGGTGGGAGGGTCCGCGACGGATGCTAGAGTTCTCAGAGCTGCAATGAACAGTGGCTTTCAAGTGCCCCCGGGGAAGTTTTATTTAGTAGATGGCGGTTATGCCAACACACCATCTTTCCTTgccccatatcgcggagtcaggtATCATTTGAAGGAGTATGGGGCAGGTCGCCGAAGACCACAGAACTACAAGGAGATCTTCAATCATCGCCATGCAGTGTTGAGGAATCATATTGAAAGGACCTTGGGAGTTATAAAGAAACGCTTCCCCATCCTTAAGGTTGCCACGTTTCACAAAATAGAAAACCAAGTGAAGATACCGGTAGCAGCTGCCGTGTTGCACAACATTATTCGGTCTCTCAAAGGAGATGAACAATGGTTAGAAGATCAAACAGAAAATGTTCAAGGCAATGTTGTTGACCTTCCAGATGGAGATCAAAGCAATGATCAAGGCAGTGAACAAGGCAACAATCTCAGAGACACAATTGCACAACAAATGTGGATTGATTATCAACAACATAGAAGCAATTAGTGATGCATTAGAATATGTTTTAATGTTATTGGGATTGCAATAAGTTCTTAGGAAATGTAGTTTGTACTAGTTATGATGCTTCAATATTATTCGAATATGCTTTCAGTTATGCTTTAAAAATTATTGTTGTTCACAATTATGCTTTCATGTTCTAATTATGCTCATGTTGTAAGTTACCATGCTTGGAAGGGGGTCTCCAAGATTAAACATGCTTGCAAGGGGGTCTCCTAGATTTAACATGCTCTTATATAAAGGTGCACAAAAGAAAAAATCTCCTATAACTACTACTTCAAAGACACATGGAGGCTCTCCAAAAGGTATATATGTTGGTTCTTTCTGATTAGTTTTGGTTCTTTCTTATGTTGCTTATGTGCCGATTTGCAGGGAAAACAAGAGCAAATTGGAATTCTATgttagagaagacccttgttgacttgTTACATGAACACAATACACCTGAATATAAGGGTAACAATGGTTGGACACCCGATGCATGGAACAAGATTGCCAAGGAATTTCAAGAGAGGGAAAGATATGCAGGTTTCTCAAAAGTTCAAAtccaagaaaaggaaaaggagttAAAGAGAGATTACAAGATGTTGAAAGATGCGAGGAAACAaagcggagtttcttgggatgagAAAAGGTGTATGATTCAAGCTGATCCACCGATATGGGACAACATAATCAAAGTAAGTTTATTACCATGTTTCTGTAAACTTGAGATCTTTATTGTGTGTTGTCAGTTCTTAGTTGATCTCACATTTAGTTTCTCACTTTATTGTGCAGTCATTTCCAAAGGCTAAAAAATTCCGCAACAAATCTTTTCCTCTGTTTGAAGCTTTGGGAGAGCTACATGATGGTTAGTTTTCCTTTTACCAGTAACTAAGTTTATTCACTATGTTGTACTATTTCTTGCACTAAAATTTTTATTGTATAGGTAATACTGCTGAAGGGACCTACAACTTCACTTCTACTCAACCAAATGGTCCAGATCTCACACAAATTGGATCTGGAGATGTTCCTATCAATGTAGAAGACCGTGAAGATGTGGGAGACCCTTTGGCAGATCACAGACAAAATGAAGTAGAAGACAGAGTGTATGAAGTTGAAGGGGTTGATGTAAATGCTGATAGGCAGGATGAAAGGTCAAAAAGGACTTCTGCTGTTTCAaggaatgaagaagaaaaagTACCAAAGAGGCCGAAGAAGAATTCCAACATAGAAGTATTGATGGAGAGGTACTTAGACATTAGAAGCAAACAAGCTGAAGATGAAGCGACACAATTGGCAAGAGAAAGGGAGGCAAGAGGAGGTGATGATTTCTCAATTAAGAATTGCATAGCAGTTCTAAACACATTGGAAGTCACAAAAGAGGAGAAGGTCAAAGCATATAAGGTGTTCAAGGACCCTGACAATCGATAGATATTCTTAAGTGCATGCAATGATGATAGAGAGGCTGCATTAATGTGGTTGAGGGATGAGATGGCTTAGCAGGTATACCTAAGGTTAACTACATATCCTAATTCAATTTTGCATATCTTGCATTATCTTTGTTATATTACTTGTTTGATTACATTACAATCTTCATAGTCATGTTGCCCAGAAGCTCTCAAATTTTCTTGGTATTTCTGTTGGAGCCATTAACATTTTTAAAGCAAGTTGTATTGTTGAGCATGCCAGAAATTGTGATCTAGAGTAATTCCTTGTTAGAAACTGTGATCTAGAGTAATTCCTTGTTCCATTTTGATTTTTATTTCCAGCAATAAAAGCACTGACTACTAGTATTTCGTGCACTGTAGTATTCCATTTTTATATATGGAACTTCAGTCTCCAAACCACTATATTTCTTGGCCTGCAGGTTACCATCATGTTTCTGCACTGTAGTATTGAACTGCAGGACAAACAGTTGCACTGACTACTAGTATTTCGTGCATTGTAGTATTCCATTTTAATATATGGAACTTCAGTCTTTGCCAGTAGTATTTGCGTATGGTGAGCTGGTCGGTCCTTAATGTCTGTCACCATGTACAGAACTAGATCAAGATGCTTGGGCTTCCAGTTGAGTTTACGCCTTAGGTGCTGTTTGTTTACCCTCGAcattatataatccagcttaaATAAATCAAGAGTTAAACAAACAACACAGATTATATATTAGGTGGATTATATAGTCTAGATGTCTAGATTATGATAATTTATAAGCATGTCATTAGATGCAGAAATGGATTAGAATTGctagtttgtttgtttgttttcgagaaaaaagaagaagaatcgtTCCTTTGCAAAAAAAAACTACCAGAATTACTACTTCTTCGAAGAATCGTTCCCTCTGAAAACCCTACCAGAAATAGCTCCGTCCACTGGTCCGATCCTGTACACATTTTAATATATAGAACTTAAAGTGTGTGATCCCTGAAACAATCTTTGAAGTTTCTGACCTGCAGACCAATTTATTTTAGTATGTTAGTTGAATCAGTGTACTGTTTTTTTGGATATTCTGCATTCTTGAAGTTAAAGGATCAGAACTTGTTTCTGAATGCAGAAATGTTTTCTCTGTTATATTATCTTCACACTTGGGTTATGAGTAAATGTTTACCTTCATCAGTAGTTGTTGACATATATTCAcaatgttatttttatttttatgacAGTTACAAGGGCCAAGTCATGCATGAAGTAGCTCCAGTCTTTAGAGGAAGAATGTCTTCTCTGTCTGTCAAAGATATGGATCCATGATCTCGTCATGGTCATCACACTAGTGATGTATTCTTTTGCAACTTAAGTGATGTAGTTTTTGCAACTTATTAGTGTCAACAGACACGAGATTATTATGCTTGTTGTAATAAGGTTGTCTTCATCGTAACAAAACTTGCTTGTCTCTATAGAGCTGAAGTGCTATGTATTGGCAGCATGACTGATACTTGACAATACTCTGGATTAACCGAACAACAGTTTGAGCCCGGGATTACAGCCGAAAGGGATTATACCCCCAAGCGGTTCAAGTGACAAAGAGGGGATTAACTCAATCCCTCTCTGGATTCAATCCCCCTCTGGAATGAAAACCTGTCAACCGAACATGCCCTTCAGGAAAAAGCCAGGGACCAAAGTTTGTTGACTTGTGATCTCGGCCCCAACTGGATTGACGAGATGAAGCAACTCAACCAGTTCAGCATGCATGTGGGCACAAATTGGATTCAACACCGAGCCCCCCTAAAATATAAGGCCAACTTTGCCTAGGAATATAGAGGCCCGACTCGACCCCTCTCGGCTATCTAAGGCAGAGTTATCAAATTCAGACATTAAGGAGTACTTAAAGAAAATATTCCAAGACCTGGGTAATTTCCCAGAAGGGTGCTTTATGGGATCTTACTCATTGACCATCTCGCGCCCTTTGGTAAGTCTCCCGTCTTGATCGATCCTTGTATGTCTTTAACAC from Zea mays cultivar B73 chromosome 6, Zm-B73-REFERENCE-NAM-5.0, whole genome shotgun sequence harbors:
- the LOC103630970 gene encoding uncharacterized protein, yielding MLGRGSPRLNMLARGSPRFNMLLYKGAQKKKSPITTTSKTHGGSPKGKTRANWNSMLEKTLVDLLHEHNTPEYKGNNGWTPDAWNKIAKEFQERERYAGFSKVQIQEKEKELKRDYKMLKDARKQSGVSWDEKRCMIQADPPIWDNIIKSFPKAKKFRNKSFPLFEALGELHDGNTAEGTYNFTSTQPNGPDLTQIGSGDVPINVEDREDVGDPLADHRQNEVEDRVYEVEGVDVNADRQDERSKRTSAVSRNEEEKVPKRPKKNSNIEVLMERYLDIRSKQAEDEATQLAREREARGGDDFSIKNCIAVLNTLEVTKEEKVKAYKVFKDPDNR